One genomic region from Artemia franciscana chromosome 17, ASM3288406v1, whole genome shotgun sequence encodes:
- the LOC136037943 gene encoding uncharacterized protein LOC136037943 isoform X3: MQRRVPLLPTPFTALLPTPSIEQYVPPANANRTSVSKNQTSYPSVPSMRMNILQSPRNRRDAARTQSCSTAHDYFNFGNYNVFQNSFDRPQSDTHIQRRSSYPGKGKRSVCSMVIASLVKGRRTKARIREKLKRTDLGKARGSVANQKNTPNLQKSENPDSVALNIQNECSNGNESSCNERLLKRNREISTLKVSPKKKRPLEEIENKIDEAARRLDVPVAASVDPESSSLEFTHGAINSENKYSADKCLHEANEMHLQNEKAKIRIKSHSELFAPSFQISEQQKDITDVDQTGRSNFVGLENLNFLSGDNLDVDILTSLDYVPDEKPYVDYNKTSFLPLNLESAYSSTLSSNTSVNKIGHCSDTKYDFTQLIAGFYSETPSLSICGLEDSFDIKYDFPESAAESKSEMSIPSKSDMKDYDEDVKYDFTASLTAKFKSEKSVQVKSDISGIPVAIKTEETCDYYSPVILDYFFNNEESAAEEPNSKVKKAKRQKCRKKRQNEKKDLKASSKSLKRKKDETKENSGLLKEKKSKCDLLSQRKSRSKKVPPLASSEYISYFGCSNSKVKYSCWIPPQSPYKLVQEILFRDPWKLLVASIFLNRTPSSVATPVLWQFFEKWSSPQSASDAYVSELSLLLQPMGLANRRARTIIRFSREYMSELWKLPEELHGIGKYGMDSYRIFCLGEWRDVHPTDLMLKFYHNWLCTNAEFLRL; this comes from the exons A TGCAGAGACGGGTGCCATTACTTCCTACTCCTTTCACAGCATTACTTCCTACCCCTTCAATTGAACAGTATGTGCCACCAGCGAATGCAAATAGGACGAGTGTatctaaaaatcaaacttcTTATCCTTCTGTTCCATCAATGAGGATG aacATCCTTCAATCTCCTAGAAATAGGAGAGATGCAGCTAGAACACAGTCTTGCAGTACCGCTCATGATTATTTCAACTTTGGAAACTACAATGTATTTCAGAATTCGTTTGATCGTCCTCAATCGGATACTCACATACAAAG GCGCAGCTCCTATCCTGGAAAAGGTAAGCGGAGTGTATGCTCTATGGTAATAGCGTCTTTAGTCAAAGGAAGAAGAACAAAAGCAAGAATtagagaaaaactgaaaagaacgGACTTGGGAAAG GCACGGGGGTCTGTGGCAAATCAAAAGAATACTCCTAACTTGCAGAAAAGTGAAAATCCTGATTCAGTGgctttaaatattcaaaatgaatGTAGCAATGGAAACGAATCAAGCTGCAATGAAAGACTTTTGAAAAG aaatagggaAATATCCACGCTAAAAGTATCGCCTAAGAAAAAAAGACCTTtggaagaaattgaaaataaaatagacgAAGCAGCAAGAAGATTA GATGTGCCTGTTGCTGCTTCAGTAGATCCTGAATCATCCTCTCTGGAATTTACTCATGGTGCaataaattcagaaaataagtACTCGGCAGATAAGTGTCTGCATGAAGCGAATGAAATGCATTTGCAAAATGAAAAAGCGAAAATTAGAATTAAGTCTCACTCTGAGCTATTTGCTCCCTCTTTTCAAATAAGTGAACAGCAGAag gacATAACTGATGTTGACCAGACTGGAAGAAGCAACTTTGTGGGtttggaaaatttaaattttctttctgGAGACAATTTGGATGTTGACATTCTCACTTCTCTTGACTATGTACCTGACGAAAAGCCTTATGTTGACT ataataaaacaagttttcttccGTTGAATTTGGAATCTGCTTATTCTTCAACCCTATCCAGTAACACATCCGTTAATAAAATCGGTCATTGTTCTGACACAAAATATGACTTTACACAACTCATTGCAGGATTCTACAGTGAAACTCCTAGTCTATCAATATGTGGACTAGAGGATAGTTTCGACATAAAATACGACTTCCCTGAATCTGCTGCAGAATCAAAGAGTGAAATGTCAATTCCATCAAAAAGTGACATGAAGGATTACGATGAAGACGTAAAATATGACTTCACTGCTTCACTCACTGCGAAATTTAAGAGTGAAAAATCTGTTCAAGTGAAAAGTGACATATCGGGTATCCCTGTTGCCATCAAGACTGAAGAGACATGTGATTACTATAGTCCGGTtatcttagactattttttcaacaatgaGGAAAGTGCTGCAGAAGAACCTAACAGCAAAGTGAAAAAAGCGAAACGGCAAAAATGTAGGAAGAAAAGgcagaatgaaaaaaaagacttgaaaGCATCATCAAAAAGCTTGAAAAGGAAGAAAGACGAAACAAAGGAAAACAGTGGACtattaaaggagaaaaaatcaaaGTGTGATCTCTTGAGCCAAAGAAAATCAAGGTCTAAAAAAGTGCCACCGCTGGCTTCTTCAgaatatatttcttattttggcTGTTCTAATTCAAAGGTGAAATATTCTTGTTGGATCCCTCCGCAGTCACCGTACAAACTCGTGCAAGAGATTTTATTCCGTGATCCGTGGAAGTTGCTGGTAGCATCTATATTTTTGAACAGGACCCCAA GCTCAGTTGCAACTCCAGTTTTGTGGCAGTTTTTTGAAAAGTGGTCTTCTCCTCAAAGTGCAAGCGATGCATATGTTTCTGAGCTGTCCCTTCTTCTTCAGCCGATGGGGCTTGCTAATAGAAGAGCGAGGACCATTATTCGATTTTCAA gagaatATATGTcagaattatggaaactacCAGAAGAATTACATGGAATAGGAAAATACGGCATGGATTCGTATCGAATTTTTTGCCTTGGTGAATGGCGGGATGTACATCCTACGGAtcttatgctaaaattttatcATAACTGGCTGTGTACCAATGCAGAGTTTTTAAGGCTCTGA
- the LOC136037943 gene encoding uncharacterized protein LOC136037943 isoform X2, with product MFGYLNPDDVMGLSSSQLNKRFPIGHFRSEPTPKFMQRRVPLLPTPFTALLPTPSIEQYVPPANANRTSVSKNQTSYPSVPSMRMNILQSPRNRRDAARTQSCSTAHDYFNFGNYNVFQNSFDRPQSDTHIQRRSSYPGKGKRSVCSMVIASLVKGRRTKARIREKLKRTDLGKARGSVANQKNTPNLQKSENPDSVALNIQNECSNGNESSCNERLLKRNREISTLKVSPKKKRPLEEIENKIDEAARRLDVPVAASVDPESSSLEFTHGAINSENKYSADKCLHEANEMHLQNEKAKIRIKSHSELFAPSFQISEQQKDITDVDQTGRSNFVGLENLNFLSGDNLDVDILTSLDYVPDEKPYVDYNKTSFLPLNLESAYSSTLSSNTSVNKIGHCSDTKYDFTQLIAGFYSETPSLSICGLEDSFDIKYDFPESAAESKSEMSIPSKSDMKDYDEDVKYDFTASLTAKFKSEKSVQVKSDISGIPVAIKTEETCDYYSPVILDYFFNNEESAAEEPNSKVKKAKRQKCRKKRQNEKKDLKASSKSLKRKKDETKENSGLLKEKKSKCDLLSQRKSRSKKVPPLASSEYISYFGCSNSKVKYSCWIPPQSPYKLVQEILFRDPWKLLVASIFLNRTPSSVATPVLWQFFEKWSSPQSASDAYVSELSLLLQPMGLANRRARTIIRFSREYMSELWKLPEELHGIGKYGMDSYRIFCLGEWRDVHPTDLMLKFYHNWLCTNAEFLRL from the exons GGTCTTTCATCTTCACAACTGAACAAAAGATTCCCGATTGGACATTTCAGGTCTGAACCAACCCCAAAATTTA TGCAGAGACGGGTGCCATTACTTCCTACTCCTTTCACAGCATTACTTCCTACCCCTTCAATTGAACAGTATGTGCCACCAGCGAATGCAAATAGGACGAGTGTatctaaaaatcaaacttcTTATCCTTCTGTTCCATCAATGAGGATG aacATCCTTCAATCTCCTAGAAATAGGAGAGATGCAGCTAGAACACAGTCTTGCAGTACCGCTCATGATTATTTCAACTTTGGAAACTACAATGTATTTCAGAATTCGTTTGATCGTCCTCAATCGGATACTCACATACAAAG GCGCAGCTCCTATCCTGGAAAAGGTAAGCGGAGTGTATGCTCTATGGTAATAGCGTCTTTAGTCAAAGGAAGAAGAACAAAAGCAAGAATtagagaaaaactgaaaagaacgGACTTGGGAAAG GCACGGGGGTCTGTGGCAAATCAAAAGAATACTCCTAACTTGCAGAAAAGTGAAAATCCTGATTCAGTGgctttaaatattcaaaatgaatGTAGCAATGGAAACGAATCAAGCTGCAATGAAAGACTTTTGAAAAG aaatagggaAATATCCACGCTAAAAGTATCGCCTAAGAAAAAAAGACCTTtggaagaaattgaaaataaaatagacgAAGCAGCAAGAAGATTA GATGTGCCTGTTGCTGCTTCAGTAGATCCTGAATCATCCTCTCTGGAATTTACTCATGGTGCaataaattcagaaaataagtACTCGGCAGATAAGTGTCTGCATGAAGCGAATGAAATGCATTTGCAAAATGAAAAAGCGAAAATTAGAATTAAGTCTCACTCTGAGCTATTTGCTCCCTCTTTTCAAATAAGTGAACAGCAGAag gacATAACTGATGTTGACCAGACTGGAAGAAGCAACTTTGTGGGtttggaaaatttaaattttctttctgGAGACAATTTGGATGTTGACATTCTCACTTCTCTTGACTATGTACCTGACGAAAAGCCTTATGTTGACT ataataaaacaagttttcttccGTTGAATTTGGAATCTGCTTATTCTTCAACCCTATCCAGTAACACATCCGTTAATAAAATCGGTCATTGTTCTGACACAAAATATGACTTTACACAACTCATTGCAGGATTCTACAGTGAAACTCCTAGTCTATCAATATGTGGACTAGAGGATAGTTTCGACATAAAATACGACTTCCCTGAATCTGCTGCAGAATCAAAGAGTGAAATGTCAATTCCATCAAAAAGTGACATGAAGGATTACGATGAAGACGTAAAATATGACTTCACTGCTTCACTCACTGCGAAATTTAAGAGTGAAAAATCTGTTCAAGTGAAAAGTGACATATCGGGTATCCCTGTTGCCATCAAGACTGAAGAGACATGTGATTACTATAGTCCGGTtatcttagactattttttcaacaatgaGGAAAGTGCTGCAGAAGAACCTAACAGCAAAGTGAAAAAAGCGAAACGGCAAAAATGTAGGAAGAAAAGgcagaatgaaaaaaaagacttgaaaGCATCATCAAAAAGCTTGAAAAGGAAGAAAGACGAAACAAAGGAAAACAGTGGACtattaaaggagaaaaaatcaaaGTGTGATCTCTTGAGCCAAAGAAAATCAAGGTCTAAAAAAGTGCCACCGCTGGCTTCTTCAgaatatatttcttattttggcTGTTCTAATTCAAAGGTGAAATATTCTTGTTGGATCCCTCCGCAGTCACCGTACAAACTCGTGCAAGAGATTTTATTCCGTGATCCGTGGAAGTTGCTGGTAGCATCTATATTTTTGAACAGGACCCCAA GCTCAGTTGCAACTCCAGTTTTGTGGCAGTTTTTTGAAAAGTGGTCTTCTCCTCAAAGTGCAAGCGATGCATATGTTTCTGAGCTGTCCCTTCTTCTTCAGCCGATGGGGCTTGCTAATAGAAGAGCGAGGACCATTATTCGATTTTCAA gagaatATATGTcagaattatggaaactacCAGAAGAATTACATGGAATAGGAAAATACGGCATGGATTCGTATCGAATTTTTTGCCTTGGTGAATGGCGGGATGTACATCCTACGGAtcttatgctaaaattttatcATAACTGGCTGTGTACCAATGCAGAGTTTTTAAGGCTCTGA
- the LOC136037943 gene encoding uncharacterized protein LOC136037943 isoform X1: protein MVLYVIVLSLANFFCVKAMGGLSSSQLNKRFPIGHFRSEPTPKFMQRRVPLLPTPFTALLPTPSIEQYVPPANANRTSVSKNQTSYPSVPSMRMNILQSPRNRRDAARTQSCSTAHDYFNFGNYNVFQNSFDRPQSDTHIQRRSSYPGKGKRSVCSMVIASLVKGRRTKARIREKLKRTDLGKARGSVANQKNTPNLQKSENPDSVALNIQNECSNGNESSCNERLLKRNREISTLKVSPKKKRPLEEIENKIDEAARRLDVPVAASVDPESSSLEFTHGAINSENKYSADKCLHEANEMHLQNEKAKIRIKSHSELFAPSFQISEQQKDITDVDQTGRSNFVGLENLNFLSGDNLDVDILTSLDYVPDEKPYVDYNKTSFLPLNLESAYSSTLSSNTSVNKIGHCSDTKYDFTQLIAGFYSETPSLSICGLEDSFDIKYDFPESAAESKSEMSIPSKSDMKDYDEDVKYDFTASLTAKFKSEKSVQVKSDISGIPVAIKTEETCDYYSPVILDYFFNNEESAAEEPNSKVKKAKRQKCRKKRQNEKKDLKASSKSLKRKKDETKENSGLLKEKKSKCDLLSQRKSRSKKVPPLASSEYISYFGCSNSKVKYSCWIPPQSPYKLVQEILFRDPWKLLVASIFLNRTPSSVATPVLWQFFEKWSSPQSASDAYVSELSLLLQPMGLANRRARTIIRFSREYMSELWKLPEELHGIGKYGMDSYRIFCLGEWRDVHPTDLMLKFYHNWLCTNAEFLRL, encoded by the exons GGTCTTTCATCTTCACAACTGAACAAAAGATTCCCGATTGGACATTTCAGGTCTGAACCAACCCCAAAATTTA TGCAGAGACGGGTGCCATTACTTCCTACTCCTTTCACAGCATTACTTCCTACCCCTTCAATTGAACAGTATGTGCCACCAGCGAATGCAAATAGGACGAGTGTatctaaaaatcaaacttcTTATCCTTCTGTTCCATCAATGAGGATG aacATCCTTCAATCTCCTAGAAATAGGAGAGATGCAGCTAGAACACAGTCTTGCAGTACCGCTCATGATTATTTCAACTTTGGAAACTACAATGTATTTCAGAATTCGTTTGATCGTCCTCAATCGGATACTCACATACAAAG GCGCAGCTCCTATCCTGGAAAAGGTAAGCGGAGTGTATGCTCTATGGTAATAGCGTCTTTAGTCAAAGGAAGAAGAACAAAAGCAAGAATtagagaaaaactgaaaagaacgGACTTGGGAAAG GCACGGGGGTCTGTGGCAAATCAAAAGAATACTCCTAACTTGCAGAAAAGTGAAAATCCTGATTCAGTGgctttaaatattcaaaatgaatGTAGCAATGGAAACGAATCAAGCTGCAATGAAAGACTTTTGAAAAG aaatagggaAATATCCACGCTAAAAGTATCGCCTAAGAAAAAAAGACCTTtggaagaaattgaaaataaaatagacgAAGCAGCAAGAAGATTA GATGTGCCTGTTGCTGCTTCAGTAGATCCTGAATCATCCTCTCTGGAATTTACTCATGGTGCaataaattcagaaaataagtACTCGGCAGATAAGTGTCTGCATGAAGCGAATGAAATGCATTTGCAAAATGAAAAAGCGAAAATTAGAATTAAGTCTCACTCTGAGCTATTTGCTCCCTCTTTTCAAATAAGTGAACAGCAGAag gacATAACTGATGTTGACCAGACTGGAAGAAGCAACTTTGTGGGtttggaaaatttaaattttctttctgGAGACAATTTGGATGTTGACATTCTCACTTCTCTTGACTATGTACCTGACGAAAAGCCTTATGTTGACT ataataaaacaagttttcttccGTTGAATTTGGAATCTGCTTATTCTTCAACCCTATCCAGTAACACATCCGTTAATAAAATCGGTCATTGTTCTGACACAAAATATGACTTTACACAACTCATTGCAGGATTCTACAGTGAAACTCCTAGTCTATCAATATGTGGACTAGAGGATAGTTTCGACATAAAATACGACTTCCCTGAATCTGCTGCAGAATCAAAGAGTGAAATGTCAATTCCATCAAAAAGTGACATGAAGGATTACGATGAAGACGTAAAATATGACTTCACTGCTTCACTCACTGCGAAATTTAAGAGTGAAAAATCTGTTCAAGTGAAAAGTGACATATCGGGTATCCCTGTTGCCATCAAGACTGAAGAGACATGTGATTACTATAGTCCGGTtatcttagactattttttcaacaatgaGGAAAGTGCTGCAGAAGAACCTAACAGCAAAGTGAAAAAAGCGAAACGGCAAAAATGTAGGAAGAAAAGgcagaatgaaaaaaaagacttgaaaGCATCATCAAAAAGCTTGAAAAGGAAGAAAGACGAAACAAAGGAAAACAGTGGACtattaaaggagaaaaaatcaaaGTGTGATCTCTTGAGCCAAAGAAAATCAAGGTCTAAAAAAGTGCCACCGCTGGCTTCTTCAgaatatatttcttattttggcTGTTCTAATTCAAAGGTGAAATATTCTTGTTGGATCCCTCCGCAGTCACCGTACAAACTCGTGCAAGAGATTTTATTCCGTGATCCGTGGAAGTTGCTGGTAGCATCTATATTTTTGAACAGGACCCCAA GCTCAGTTGCAACTCCAGTTTTGTGGCAGTTTTTTGAAAAGTGGTCTTCTCCTCAAAGTGCAAGCGATGCATATGTTTCTGAGCTGTCCCTTCTTCTTCAGCCGATGGGGCTTGCTAATAGAAGAGCGAGGACCATTATTCGATTTTCAA gagaatATATGTcagaattatggaaactacCAGAAGAATTACATGGAATAGGAAAATACGGCATGGATTCGTATCGAATTTTTTGCCTTGGTGAATGGCGGGATGTACATCCTACGGAtcttatgctaaaattttatcATAACTGGCTGTGTACCAATGCAGAGTTTTTAAGGCTCTGA